A stretch of the Malus domestica chromosome 08, GDT2T_hap1 genome encodes the following:
- the LOC103421393 gene encoding uncharacterized protein: MWTRYIYLLVCLSLYTRVILSSVITTYTNNLEREREREREMRNAGSDEYAGDGEIQEQQKQRWYSSSASKLVLPQLCLNHVSFVCKSVSKSVRFYEDVLGFVLIQRPSSFKFEGAWLFNHGVGIHLLESDTINASEKKCRKINPKDNHISFQCSDMAVVVQKLEEMKIEYVTAQVEEGGVTVDQLFFHDPDGYMLEICNCHNLPVLPISSSCPLNLITNTNPNHASSSSSLSSSSSSSSSFYGKRRSEKPCSGEAATLMMESLVMDVMNISM; encoded by the exons ATGTGGACCCGATATATCTACCTGCTTGTCTGCCTTTCTTTATATACGCGCGTTATTCTTTCATCAGTCATCACCACATACACCAAtaacttagagagagagagagagagagagagagagatgaggaaTGCAGGAAGTGATGAGTATGCTGGTGATGGGGAAATACAGGAGCAGCAGAAGCAGAGGTGGTATTCATCATCTGCATCAAAGTTGGTGCTGCCTCAACTGTGTTTAAATCacgtgtcatttgtttgcaagtCGGTGAGCAAATCAGTGAGGTTCTACGAGGATGTCTTAGGTTTTGTGCTCATCCAACGCccttcttccttcaaatttgagggagcttg GCTGTTCAACCATGGAGTGGGAATTCATCTGCTGGAGTCGGATACCATCAATGCCTCGGAAAAGAAATGCAGAAAGATAAACCCAAAGGACAACCACATCTCGTTCCAGTGCTCAGACATGGCGGTGGTGGTGCAGAAACTGGAGGAGATGAAGATAGAGTACGTGACGGCGCAGGTCGAAGAAGGCGGAGTTACGGTTGATCAGCTCTTCTTCCACGACCCTGATGGCTACATGCTTGAAATTTGCAACTGTCATAATCTTCCAGTCCTTCCCATCTCCTCCTCATGCCCTCTCAACCTAATCACCAACACCAACCCAAACCATGCATCGTCGTCTTCCTCATTGTCGTCATCGTCGTCATCATCGTCGTCCTTCTACG GGAAGCGAAGGTCAGAGAAACCGTGTTCTGGAGAAGCAGCAACGCTGATGATGGAGAGTTTGGTGATGGATGTGATGAACATTTCCATGTGA
- the LOC103411082 gene encoding uncharacterized protein At5g49945-like, with product MLSATEAVSGEASMASLSYTRLLSLLSLFILLFLFSHLSFSPSSVLAADSQFEGFDDGDEIDDADDDDSSLPLPTRIRPSLTTTSQPDPPRSPEPSVPDTGPNPIPDSDSPSTDLPKPSSTSFDYWDEDEFEGLPVQPQQTPPLDDAAITENATPSSDSDPKPSADPKPPAAPRSFVVEIACGGFLIVFIINYFTGKRVNEDIALAWAAKFATKDSIFEKNFSLMGVGDGDDSPLLLKEGQNVFKFYASGRRCCQGLLATMELKSRHDLISSIFNLVVPSRDEISIEVYMNDDAMDHVVFALARKKSAKAMQKEVGDLQKFAGIVSPPTGRKWVSEDLAVISESKEVAGDLITEAVLEQVFGEKAFQKFGKGFIYMHFSDQHPGSRKKMLLFKFALPDAGNMADMTRLVALVPYYIDLIGRYKLSSQVRSKTEAIRSKAAQEAYKELQNARQEALQRKKADRKKMMEEAEAKLSADSIRKREAKERARQMKKAMPKVKMTRAS from the exons ATGCTCTCTGCAACAGAAGCTGTATCAGGAGAAGCAAGCATGGCGTCACTCTCTTACACGcgcctcctctctctcctctccctcttCATCCTCCTGTTCCTCTTCTCCCACCTGtccttctctccctcctccGTCCTCGCCGCCGACTCCCAATTCGAAGGATTCGACGATGGCGACGAAATCGATGACGCCGACGACGACGACTCCTCACTCCCTCTTCCCACTCGCATCCGCCCTTCCCTCACCACCACCTCCCAACCCGACCCGCCTCGCTCCCCTGAACCCTCCGTACCCGACACGGGTCCCAACCCGATTCCCGATTCGGATTCTCCGTCCACCGATCTTCCCAAACCTTCCTCCACCAGCTTCGATTATTGGGACGAAGACGAGTTCGAAGGCCTCCCCGTCCAACCGCAGCAGACACCGCCCCTCGACGACGCTGCAATTACCGAAAATGCCACTCCCTCCTCCGATTCCGATCCCAAACCCTCCGCCGATCCCAAGCCCCCGGCAGCTCCGAGATCCTTTGTTGTGGAGATCGCGTGCGGAGGGTTCCTTATCGTCTTCATCATCAACTACTTCACCGGGAAGCGGGTCAACGAGGATATCGCCCTAGCCTGGGCGGCGAAATTCGCCACCAAGGACTCGATTTTCGAGAAGAACTTCAGTCTTATGGGCGTCGGAGACGGCGACGACTCGCCCTTGCTGTTGAAGGAAGGTCAGAACGTGTTCAAGTTCTACGCGAGTGGGCGGAGGTGCTGCCAGGGGCTTCTGGCGACGATGGAGCTCAAAAGCCGCCACGATTTGATCTCCTCGATTTTCAACTTGGTGGTCCCCAGTAGGGACGAGATCAGTATCGAGGTTTATATGAACGATGATGCGATGGACCACGTGGTCTTCGCCTTGGCGAGGAAGAAGTCGGCCAAGGCAATGCAGAAGGAGGTTGGGGACTTGCAGAAGTTTGCCGGGATAGTGTCTCCGCCTACCGGAAGGAAGTGGGTTTCTGAGGACCTGGCGGTTATCTCCGAATCGAAGGAAGTGGCTGGTGATTTGATCACTGAGGCTGTGCTCGAACAG gtttttggtgaaaaggcTTTTCAGAAATTTGGAAAGGGTTTCATCTACATGCATTTTTCAGATCAACATCCAGGCTCGCGAAAGAAGATGCTGTTGTTCAAGTTTGCCCTACCAGATGCCGGTAACATGGCTGATATGACTCGTCTGGTGGCCTTGGTACCTTATTATATTGATTTGATTGGGCGCTACAAGCTAAGCAGTCAG GTTCGATCCAAAACTGAAGCAATCAGATCAAAGGCGGCTCAAGAGGCTTACAAAGAACTCCAAAACGCTAGGCAAGAAGCATTGCAAAGAAAGAAGGCAGATCGGAAAAAGATGATGGAGGAGGCCGAGGCTAAGCTCAGTGCAGATAGTATTCGCAAGAGAGAAGCAAAAGAGCGTGCTCGACAGATGAAGAAGGCAATGCCGAAAGTAAAAATGACCCGTGCTAGCTAG
- the LOC103421391 gene encoding nifU-like protein 2, chloroplastic: MRAVLLNSPPYCRLQQRLSTSCSLLFGGSGFCVSSGRGRDLVRPSSRVRLPSPLRSLVVKAVATPNSVVELPLTAENVESVLDEIRPYLISDGGNVSLHEIDGNVVQLKLEGACGSCPSSVVTMKMGIERRLMEKIPEIVAVEAIADEETGLELNEENIEKVLEEIRPYLVGAAGGSLELVTIEDPIVKVRITGPAAGVMTVRVAVTQKLREKIPSIAAVQLL, encoded by the exons ATGAGAGCGGTGCTTCTCAATTCGCCGCCGTACTGCAGACTCCAACAACGACTTTCCACG AGTTGTAGTTTATTGTTTGGAGGTTCAGGCTTCTGTGTATCTTCCGGTAGGGGGCGTGATCTGGTGCGGCCTAGTTCACGGGTTCGGCTACCTTCACCTTTACGCAGCCTAG TTGTTAAGGCGGTTGCTACTCCGAATTCAGTGGTCGAATTGCCACTGACTGCAGAGAATGTTGAAAGTGTATTGGATGAAATCCGGCCATATCTCATTTCTGACGGAGGAAATGTGTCGTTACATGAGATTGACGGAAATGTAGTGCAGTTGAAGCTAGAGGGAGCATGTGGCTCCTGTCCAAGCTCTGTTGTGACAATGAAAATGGGTATTGAGCGTCGTTTAATGGAAAAGATCCCTGAAATAGTTGCAGTGGAAGCAATAGCTGACGAAGAAACAGGGCTTGAGCTGAATGAAGAAAATATAGAGAAG GTACTTGAAGAAATTAGACCCTACTTAGTAGGGGCAGCAGGTGGCTCTCTTGAACTTGTGACAATCGAGGATCCTATAGTGAAGGTGCGTATCACAGGTCCAGCTGCTGGGGTAATGACTGTCAGGGTGGCGGTCACGCAGAAGTTGAGGGAGAAAATCCCGTCCATTGCAGCAGTTCAACTACTGTGA
- the LOC103428979 gene encoding uncharacterized protein, producing MESETQHSPQLPQENPAGGAAAPTPLHVNDHHAIVDTSRQFNSVKEAVAILGERLLLREMFSSPKPPCTNNIVQSRPTTPPSGNLSPPNYEESEEVKNSSDVDREEKVAVMDTLKKLEAELEETKVELKMLKERESETEVALASLNAELHKNMSKLARAEAAAAAKASNVLQVATTTRSSPNLRENVEERNKREWMIRMEDSTSLAQILNIGTTKKQGGAGYDPVGAGYDHLGGKGEKKPMKKKPIVPLVQDLLCWRKGSSTSFRNPLYSSPQLYY from the coding sequence ATGGAATCGGAAACCCAGCACTCCCCGCAGCTTCCTCAAGAAAACCCAGCGGGAGGAGCAGCTGCCCCAACCCCACTCCATGTTAACGATCACCACGCCATTGTCGACACTTCCCGACAATTCAACTCTGTCAAAGAAGCCGTCGCCATCCTCGGCGAGCGGCTTCTTCTCAGAGAAATGTTTTCATCCCCTAAACCGCCATGCACCAATAATATTGTCCAAAGCAGACCTACTACTCCTCCGTCAGGGAACTTGTCGCCGCCGAATTATGAAGAAAGCGAAGAAGTAAAAAATAGTAGTGATGTTGATCGCGAGGAGAAAGTAGCAGTTATGGACACTCTAAAGAAGCTTGAGGCGGAGCTGGAGGAAACGAAGGTGGAGCTGAAAATGCTGAAGGAGAGAGAGTCGGAAACCGAGGTCGCGTTGGCGTCGCTGAACGCGGAGCTTCACAAGAACATGTCCAAGCTGGCTCGAGCAGAGGCAGCTGCGGCAGCAAAGGCGAGCAACGTGCTGCAAGTGGCTACAACTACAAGATCATCACCAAATCTGAGAGAGAATGTTGAAGAGAGGAACAAGAGGGAGTGGATGATAAGGATGGAGGACTCTACGTCTTTGGCTCAAATATTGAACATTGGAACTACTAAGAAACAAGGAGGAGCCGGCTACGATCCTGTCGGAGCCGGCTACGACCACCTcggagggaaaggagagaagaaaCCAATGAAGAAGAAGCCTATTGTCCCTCTGGTGCAAGATTTACTTTGCTGGAGAAAAGGGTCGTCCACTAGTTTTCGTAACCCTCTTTATTCGTCTCCGCAGTTGTACTACTAA
- the LOC103421388 gene encoding probable aldo-keto reductase 1 → MAEEQKVQIPRVQLGTQGLEVSKLGFGCMGLTGIFNDPVPEELGISIIKHAYDKGVTFFDTADLYGPHINEVLVGKALKQLPRDKVQLATKFGIVKFQPNQVFVNGTPEYVRSCCEASLKRLGVDYIDLYYQHRIDTTVPIEDTMEELKKLVEEGKIKYIGLSEASPDTIRRAHAVHPITAIQMEWSLWTRDIEEEIVPLCRELGIGIVPYSPLGQGFFGGRGAVEGLPTSGFLASGYYPRLTGDNLEKNKVIFGNVQKLSEKHRCSPAQVALAWILSQGDGVVPIPGTTKIKNLDSNIGSLRLTLTEDDVKEISDAVPVNAAAGERTSDSFISCSWKFANTPAKIPT, encoded by the exons atggCGGAGGAGCAGAAAGTTCAAATTCCAAGAGTGCAACTCGGAACTCAGGGACTCGAG GTTTCCAAGTTGGGATTTGGGTGTATGGGGCTTACCGGAATCTTCAATGATCCAGTCCCCGAAGAGCTTGGCATATCGATCATCAAGCACGCATACGATAAGGGAGTTACATTCTTCGATACAGCAGATCTTTATGGACCTCATATTAATGAAGTTTTGGTTGGAAAG GCATTAAAGCAGTTGCCACGAGACAAAGTTCAGTTGGCTACGAAGTTTGGTATCGTAAAATTTCAACCAAATCAGGTGTTTGTAAATGGCACTCCTGAATATGTCCGCTCCTGCTGTGAGGCTAGCCTGAAGCGCCTCGGCGTGGACTACATTGATCTTTACTATCAACACCGTATTGATACAACAGTCCCCATAGAGGACACT ATGGAGGAGCTAAAGAAGTTGGTTGAAGAGGGAAAAATAAAGTACATTGGATTATCGGAAGCTAGCCCGGACACAATAAGGAGGGCTCATGCAGTTCATCCCATCACAGCTATACAAATGGAGTGGTCGCTTTGGACTCGCGATATTGAGGAAGAAATTGTCCCGCTTTGCAG GGAACTTGGAATCGGGATAGTGCCATACAGCCCGCTTGGTCAGGGATTTTTCGGTGGCAGGGGAGCTGTCGAAGGTCTGCCTACAAGTGGTTTTCTG GCGTCAGGTTACTATCCTCGTTTAACAGGAGACAACTTAGAGAAAAACAAGGTCATTTTTGGCAACGTACAAAAGTTATCCGAAAAGCACAGATGCAGCCCTGCACAAGTTGCCCTAGCTTGGATTCTTAGCCAAGGTGATGGTGTGGTACCAATCCCTG GGACGACAAAGATAAAAAATCTCGATAGTAATATCGGATCACTGAGATTGACACTCACTGAAGATGATGTGAAAGAGATTTCTGATGCGGTACCTGTCAACGCGGCGGCAGGGGAAAGAACTAGTGACAGTTTCATTAGCTGCTCATGGAAGTTTGCAAATACACCTGCAAAAATACCAACttga
- the LOC103411047 gene encoding ion channel DMI1: MVDGNDDPSSKPKKSESPPQLKKSRTVITTTESDDAEPTTPIFPGPLFPAVRRVSTLPPTSRQWPPPDRPASFSSSSSSFNAPADHRDFSDRDWVFPSLVVPQNTSKRGKKLPSSSSTDSRAAHANKLVDAPQRIASQPPPAASVPKPEAERKKLKVVPNLTSASSASESTRPSSRRTAESKRSLLLVVLTFTCILSVPYAVYLRQRVSELEEWCNPKNMDSNSSIKDFLVEKNPPLFHFSAERRTVALYTVVFSITIPFVLYKHLDSLSQLRSLSKRIKNNNEEVPIKKRIAYMVDVCFSVYPYAKLLALLFATMFLIGFGGLALYAVNTNSFAEALWLSWTFVADSGNHADTEGIGPRIVSVSISSGGMLIFAMMLGLVSDAISEKVDSLRKGKSEVIERDHILILGWSDKLGSLLKQLAIANKSVGGGVVVVLAERDKEEMELDIAKLEFDFMGTSVICRSGSPLILADLKKVSVSKARAIIVLASDENADQSDARALRVVLSLTGVKEGLRGHVVVEMSDLDNEPLVKLVGGELIETVVAHDVIGRLMIQCALQPGLAQIWEDILGFENAEFYIKRWPQLDGLRFQNVLISFPDAIPCGIKVAADGGKIILNPDDNYVMKEGDEVLVIAEDDDTYAPCPFPEVCAGCCPKTVEPPKYPEKILFCGWRRDIDDMIMVLEAFLPPGSELWMFNEVPEKERDKKLTDGGLDVSRLENIKLVHREGNAVIKRHLENLPLETFDSILILADESLEDSVVHSDSRSLATLLLIRDIQSKRLPDKDTKPTSLRLSAFSHSSWIREMQQASDKSIIISEILDSRTRNLVSVSRISDYVLSNELVSMALAMVAEDKQINRVLEELFAEEGNEMCIKPAELYLYDQEELSFYDIMLRGRQRQEVVIGYRLVNTERAIINPAPKSERRKWSHDDVFVVISVSE, translated from the exons atggtggatgggaatgACGACCCGTCGTCGAAGCCGAAAAAGTCGGAGAGCCCTCCGCAGCTGAAGAAATCACGAACCGTCATCACCACCACCGAATCCGACGACGCGGAGCCCACGACCCCAATCTTCCCGGGCCCACTCTTCCCCGCCGTCCGACGCGTCTCCACCCTCCCTCCCACCTCCCGCCAGTGGCCGCCGCCCGATCGCCCcgcctccttctcctcctcctcctcctccttcaatgCGCCCGCCGACCACCGAGACTTCTCCGACCGCGATTGGGTCTTCCCTTCCCTCGTTGTCCCTCAGAACACTTCCAAACGCGGCAAGAAgctcccctcctcctcctccactgATTCCCGTGCCGCGCATGCTAATAAGCTGGTGGACGCGCCGCAACGGATCGCCTCTCAGCCTCCTCCTGCGGCCTCGGTCCCGAAGCCGGAGGCTGAGAGGAAGAAATTGAAGGTGGTGCCGAATCTAACCTCTGCCTCTTCTGCTAGTGAGTCGACTCGGCCGAGTTCGAGGCGGACTGCGGAGTCCAAGCGTTCTTTGTTACTAGTTGTG CTCACTTTCACTTGTATATTATCTGTACCTTATGCAGTTTATCTCCGGCAGAGAGTTTCAGAACTTGAG GAATGGTGTAACCCTAAAAATATGGATTCAAATAGCAGCATTAAGGATTTTCTGGTGGAGAAGAATCCACCACTGTTTCATTTTAGTGCTGAAAGGAGAACTGTTGCTTTGTATACTGTGGTCTTTTCGATTACTATCCCATTTGTATTGTACAAACATCTTGATTCTCTTTCCCAACTAAGGAGTCTCTCAAAACGGATCAAGAATAACAACGAGGAGGTTCCCATAAAGAAGAGGATTGCATATATGGTTGATGTGTGTTTCTCCGTCTATCCATATGCCAAACTGCTTGCTCTTCTCTTTGCAACGATGTTTCTTATAGGGTTTGGTGGATTGGCATTATATGCAGTCAATACAAACAGCTTCGCTGAAGCTCTTTGGCTCTCATGGACTTTTGTTGCTGATTCTGGAAACCATGCTGACACAGAAGGCATCGGGCCAAGGATAGTTTCTGTCTCTATTAGTTCAGGAGGCATGCTAATATTTGCAATGATGCTTGGGCTTGTTTCTGATGCTATATCAGAGAAGGTTGATTCACTGCGGAAAGGGAAGAGTGAAGTCATTGAAAGGGACCACATCCTCATTCTTGGATGGAGTGACAAATTG GGTTCACTTCTAAAGCAGCTAGCAATAGCAAACAAGAGTGTTGGTGGTGGAGTTGTCGTTGTACTTGCTGAAAGAGACAAGGAGGAAATGGAGCTGGATATAGCAAAGCTTGAATTTGACTTCATGGGGACTTCGGTTATATGCAGAAGTGGCAGCCCTCTTATACTGGCCGACCTGAAGAAG GTCTCAGTTTCAAAAGCACGTGCTATCATTGTATTGGCATCTGATGAAAACGCAGATCAG AGTGATGCACGTGCTTTGAGGGTTGTGCTCAGCCTTACAGGGGTGAAAGAGGGCTTGAGGGGTCATGTTGTCgtagagatgagtgaccttgacAATGAGCCTCTGGTGAAGCTTGTTGGAGGAGAACTCATTGAAACAGTTGTAGCACATGATGTGATTGGACGGTTGATGATACAGTGTGCTCTGCAACCTGGTCTTGCACAG ATATGGGAGGACATATTGGGTTTTGAGAATGCTGAGTTTTACATCAAAAGGTGGCCTCAACTGGATGGTCTTCGTTTTCAGAATGTGCTTATTTCATTTCCTGATGCAATTCCTTGTGGAATTAAGGTTGCTGCAGATGGTGGAAAGATAATCTTAAATCCGGATGATAATTATGTTATGAAAGAAGGGGATGAAGTTCTTGTTATAGCGGAAGATGATGACACTTATGCTCCTTGTCCCTTTCCAGAG GTTTGTGCAGGCTGCTGTCCAAAGACAGTTGAACCTCCCAAGTACCCCGAGAAGATATTGTTTTGCGGCTGGCGTCGGGATATAGACGATATGATTATG GTTCTAGAGGCATTCCTGCCTCCAGGTTCAGAACTTTGGATGTTCAATGAAGTTCCtgaaaaagaaagagataaGAAACTTACAGATGGTGGACTGGATGTTTCTAGATTGGAGAACATTAAGCTTGTCCACAGAGAAGGAAATGCTGTGATCAAACGACATTTAGAGAATCTTCCTTTGGAGACTTTTGATTCT ATATTAATTCTTGCAGATGAATCACTAGAGGACTCTGTTGTTCATTCTGACTCAAGATCACTTGCCACTCTTCTCCTCATTCGAGATATACAG TCAAAGCGTCTCCCTGACAAAGATACAAAGCCAACTTCTTTGCGATTATCAGCATTTTCGCACAGCTCTTGGATCCGTGAAATGCAGCAAGCTTCGGACAAGTCGATCATAATTAGTGAAATTCTGGATTCTAGGACTAGAAACTTGGTCTCAGTTTCTAGAATCAGTGATTATGTGCTATCAAATGAACTGGTTAGTATGGCGCTGGCAATGGTGGCTGAAGACAAGCAAATTAATCGTGTCCTTGAGGAGCTATTTGCTGAAGAG GGAAATGAGATGTGCATTAAACCAGCAGAACTCTATTTATATGACCAGGAAGAACTCAGCTTTTACGATATTATGCTCAGGGGTCGTCAAAGACAGGAAGTTGTGATTGGATATCGTCTTGTAAACACAGAGCGAGCCATAATTAATCCAGCACCGAAGTCAGAGCGAAGGAAATGGTCCCATGATGACGTTTTCGTTGTTATCTCTGTAAGTGAATGA